The genomic window TTCTTCAGAAACAGGTTCACCTTTAAAGTCTTCCTTTTCGATATTAGACTCTAAAGCGAACATCTTATATAAAAATTCAATATCTAAGTTATTGAACTTATATTCTTTTTTAAATTTTTTAACATTAGGAATAAATTCAATAACTAAAGCTTTTGAATTATCTTCTTCTATTACTTTAATAGTTAACTGTATTTTTATATATAAAAACGATATAATTAATAGCTTTCCAAGTATAATCCATAAAATTATTGTTTTAGACACACTAAAACTCCTGTTTTAGTATATCTTTTCCATTTTATATAAGTTTATACTTAATTATGACTTGTTATCTATGGTTTTATCCTATTTCTTACTTTTTCCATTTCGTTTATTACATTTAAGTTATGTCTAGTTAAGTGAAAGGCCGGACAGTGTAAATTAAAATCTGTTATTTTTTTATTTATATTTTGTAATATAGCTTTTCTTTCTTCTAAAAAACGGTTTTGCTTATTTTCAAATCTCTTTATTGATATACGATTATTTTTTCCACTAAAAAATAATCTGGTGTATTTTTCAAATTTTTCTACTTCCTGCCAAAACTTTTCTATATCAGCATCTATATCGTTTCCAAGTTCAATCCAATAAGGAGCATAGTTGTTTCTTTTTAAAATTCGAAAAACCATTCTAACTTCATCTGGTTCAAATGGGTTTTCTTCTAAGTTTAAAGGTTCACCCATACCTTCTAAGTTATCAAATTTACCAGCTTTTTGAGCTTTTAGGATTTGTTCCTCCACTAAGCTTTGAGTACTAACCATATGCTTAGCTATACCTTTGTTTTTTTCAGCTTTTATTTTTATTTGCTCTTCTATTGATTTTCTAGTCATTATGATATCCCCTCTTTAATATCCGGCAAATCATCTAATGATGTCAGACCAAAGACTTTTAAAAACTCATCGGTTGTAGAGTACATAGCTGGCTTACCAACTGTTTGCTTTTTACCAGTTTCCACTATAAGACCTTGTTCAATAAGGTTATTTACTATTTTTTCAACCTTTACTCCTCTTATTTGCTCTATTTCAGCTTTAGTTACTGGTTGTTTATAAGCTATAATAGCTAAAGTTTCTAATGCAGCTTGTGACAGTCTTCTTATGGCTGGTTTTGTCATGTTGGAAAGCAGTTCTGAAAATTCTGGTTTAGTACACATTATATAGCTATTTTTATCCTTAATAATTTGTATTCCTCTTGATGAATTATTATATTCATTAATCATTTCATTAATAATTATATGTAGTTCTGCTTGTTCTAAATCTAATAGCTCGGTAAATTCACTAATAGTAACTTTTTCTGAGCGTATAAATAAAATTGCTTCTATAGCAGCTTTAACTTCATTTTTCATTAACATTATATCACCCGTAAATAAACAGTTATTTCACCAAACCTTGAAGCTTGAAAAGCTTCTACTTTTTTTAAACGTATCAATTCCAAAAGTGCTAAAAATAAAACTACTGCTTCTCTTTTATTTTTCACTGCAGAAAAAAGACCCTGAAATATAAAACCTTTCTTACCTCTTAAATGCAACTCTGATAGTATATCTTCAATTTTTTCGTCTATACTTACATTATTTTGTGGCATTTCATATTTTTCTTCTGTCGTGTTATCTTTTAAAGATAATTTATGAAATGCTTTTACAAGAAGTTTGACATCTGCTAATAAAACTTCTTTTTCGTTTTTTTCCAAAACATTGTTTTTAAAAAATACCCTTTGTAAATTACCATGCTGTTTTTGCTCTAAATATTCAGCACATTTTTTAAATCTTTTATAATCTAGCAATCGGTTGACTAACTCTTGCCTAGGATCGATTTGATCTTCTTCTATATTATCTTGTTCCTCAATATTTTTAGGTAGTAGCAAGCTTGACTTTAAGTTTAATAAATATGATGCCAAAACTAAAAATTCTCCTAATTTATCTAAATGTATTTGTCCATCATCTCTTAAATAATCAATATATTGGTTAGTTATTTCTGCGATTGGTATATCATAAATATCAATTTCATTTTTTTCTATTAGATATAGAAGTAAATCAAGTGGTCCATGGAAAGTTTCAAGATCGACTATATAAGCCATAACCTACTCACCCCACTTAGAAAACTATAAAATATAAAATACTATATAAAAACTCTACTATGGGCCAAATAATTGCTCCAACTGCACCTGTAAAAATTAATAGTAGTAAAATCAGTGGTCCATATTGTTCTAAAGAATATAATGTGTTTGCTCCAGCATCTGAAAGAAATCCAGCTAATATTTTGGATCCATCTAAAGGTGGTAATGGTATTAAGTTAAAAACAGCTAAAATTAAGTTTATTAAGATTAGGGGCTCTAATAATTGAATAAACATACTTACGGTTTCCACTTGATAAAAAGGTAGTAATATTCTAGTTAAAAGCATACCTACAAGGGCTACGAAGATATTCATTGCTGGTCCTGCTATAGAAACTAACATCATACCTTTTTTGATACTAACATTTCTAAAGTTATGAGGATTTACTAAAACAGGTTTTGCCCATCCAAATTTAAATATTAAAAGCATTATGAAACCTACCCAATCAATGTGGGGTAATGGATTTAATGTTAATCTTCCTTGATTATAGGGAGTGCTATCACCTAAATAATCAGCAGCTTTTCCATGAGCAAATTCATGAAACGTAAGTCCAATTAATATACCTGGTAACCAAAATAAAGTTTGAATTATCCAATCCATTAATTTATTCTTCCTTCCTTAATCCATTTTTTTACTACTTTAATTTCTTCGGCTTTAGTAGATATTTGCTGATCTAACTTTAAATTATATATTTCTTTTAATATAGTCTTAAATTCAGGTCCTTCTTTAAGTCCTAAAGCCTTTAAATCATGACCATTTATTTCTACTTTTATATTATCCTTTAAATCAATGTATTTTACAATTTTTTCCCATACTGTTTCATCTTTTATGCAGAATAAAAGATATACTGTTGTTTCAAGAGTAAAGTTTCCAATTAATTTATCAATTACACTAGGGGAGATGCTATAATTGCTATTAATTTTCTCTAATGCTTTAGGCACCTTTTCTAACTCTAAAATTGATTTTTTTGATTCTTTATCAAATGGATATCTCTCCAAAACATCAGCAACTTGATCTTTGTTTAAGGTTGCAAGAAAAACTAGTATATATATAAGCCATCCCTTAACATTAGTTTTATAGTATCTTTCCTTCCACCAGCCTAAAATGATAGGTATCCTTCGCAATTCATTTTTATTTAATGCTTCTATTTTTACTTCTGGTAGTATAAATCTCCACACACCTATTTCTCTCATACGCTCAAGCGATGATACGGAGTCTTTTTCTGATAATATTAAAATTAATTCTTGTAAAATACGCTTGTATGAAAGTTTTCCTAGTAGTCTTCTTTGTACAGCATCAGTAGCAAACCTAAAGGTGTCAGGCTCTATTTTAAAATTATATCTTTGTTCAAATCTTATTGCCCTTAGAATTCTAGTAGGATCTTCTACAAAGCTAAAGTTATATAATACTCGTATATAACCTGCCTGAAGATCTTTACGTCCACCAAAGTAATCTATCAAATTACCAAATCTATCAGGATTTAAACAAATAGCTAATGTGTTTATGGTAAAATCTCTTCTGTACATATCTTCCCTAATAGAAGAGCGTTCAACCTTTGGTAGTGCTGCAGGAAATTCATAATACTCGGTACGTGCAGCTGCTACATCGATTTTCATACCATCTGGAAGAATAACCACTCCAGTTTGAAATCTTTCATGTAACCGTGCTTTGCCCCCCAAACGAGAAGCTAGGTTTTCAGCTAAGTCTTTTGCATTTCCTTCAACAACTAAATCAATGTCAAAATTAGGTACATTTAAAAATAAATCTCTTACAAACCCACCTACACTATAAACTGAAGACCCTATCTCATCCGCTACCTGTCCGGCTATTTCTAATATAGTAACTAATTTAGATGGAAGTCTTTCATATAGTAGCTGATTACAGTTCTCAATTTTTTCATCATGTGTAGTATATAGCATCTGATGGTCGTCATTAAACTCATCTCCATGAAGGGTCCTTAAGATATCTGTTCTAGAAACTATACCTACTAACCTACCTTTTTCTACTACTGGAAGTCGACCAATATCATATTCAACCATCAGATTTTGAATTTCATTAACACTTGTATCTGGTGATATAGTTAAAACATCAGTAGTCATAAAACCCTTAATAGGTGCATGTTCTAAGTTGTGTATTCTAGCCTTATCTACATCACGTCTAGATATAATCCCCACTATGTTATCTTTTTCAACTACTGGCATGCCAGTATGACCATACCTTAAAAGCAATTTCCCTGCTTCTTCCATTGGTTTATCTTTGGAGATTGTTTTAACTGGAGTTGACATAATATCTTTAGCAGTAATTCCAGGCAAAACTATTCCTTTTATAGCTTCAATAATAATATTTATTACTTTATTAATATCATTATCTTTAATTATAGCAGATGCTGCTTTTTCATGACCCCTCCCCCCTAAAGGTTTCAGTATATCATTAATTTTAACATTATTATTTTTGCTCCTGCCTATTACATATATTTTTCCTTCCATAAAAGCAACAACAAATAGAGCATCACAATTTTCAACTTCAAACAACCTATGACTTACTATATCAAGTCCAGGAATGAAGTGGTTATTTTTAGCTTGTGCAATAACTATATCAGAATTATTAATATTATAATGTTTCGAGGAATTTAAAAGAGTCTGTAAAATTTGTCTTTGTTCACTAGTAAACGGTCTTTCCATGAAATTAGCAACTACTGCTAAATTAGCACCTTTCTCTAATAAATATGCTGCTACATAGGCATCTCTAGGTGTTGTAGAAGAAAAAAGTAGACTTCCTGTATCTTCATAAATACCTAGAGCAAGTATAGTTGCTTCAAACGGGTTGATATTTATTTCTTTTTCTATTATTTTTTCTACTAATATGGTAGTAGCTGCCCCTGTCAAATGTAGCTCCATTACACTACCTTTTATATCATCCGGTGCTGATGGATGATGGTCATATACATGAAAATCAATCGCTTTTTTTTCTATTATTTTCTTTAACTTTCCTAATCTATTAGCATTAGCTGTATCAACAACTATTACTCTATCTACATCATTTAGATTTATTTCCTTAGCTGACTTTATTTCTAGTGAGTCTTTGTATAATGCTAAAAACTGTCTCACATTTTTTGATAAGGTACCAGAAAAAACTTTAACTGCTGCTGGATAAAGTTTACCTGCAGCAACTATACTAGCTAAACCATCAAAGTCTAATGAGTTATGTGAAGTAATTATTTCCATTTTAACTCTCCTGTTTATTTCATTTTTCTAGTAAGAATTTTAATAAAACCACTATTTAAATAGCGACTAGCTTTATGCTAGCCTAATTAATGCAAAAACTTATTCGCCAGTGCGTATTTTTCAATTTTATGAAATTATAACATATGCAGTTACTATATATTAATACTACAGCTAACCAAATACGCAATTATAGCGCAAAAAAAGTCGATGCCTTTAAGCATCGACTTTTTTTTGCTAGTTTTATTTGAATTTATCGAGCAGGATTTCGTTTCTTACTAAATCTTCATAGGTTTCCCGTTTTATTATAAGTTCTGCAGAACCATTATTAACTAAAACCATTGCTGGTTTAGGTATTTTATTATAGTTATTAGCCATTGAGTAATTATAGGCTCCTGTTGCAAATGTTACAAGAATATCTCCTGAATCAAGTTTTGGAAGGTCTATATCCCATATAAGCATATCTCCTGATTCACAACACTTTCCAGCTATAGATACTGTCTCTTTAGGTTCTTTGTCTGCTTTATTACCAACC from Candidatus Syntrophocurvum alkaliphilum includes these protein-coding regions:
- a CDS encoding DUF1992 domain-containing protein; the encoded protein is MTRKSIEEQIKIKAEKNKGIAKHMVSTQSLVEEQILKAQKAGKFDNLEGMGEPLNLEENPFEPDEVRMVFRILKRNNYAPYWIELGNDIDADIEKFWQEVEKFEKYTRLFFSGKNNRISIKRFENKQNRFLEERKAILQNINKKITDFNLHCPAFHLTRHNLNVINEMEKVRNRIKP
- a CDS encoding segregation and condensation protein A, with the translated sequence MAYIVDLETFHGPLDLLLYLIEKNEIDIYDIPIAEITNQYIDYLRDDGQIHLDKLGEFLVLASYLLNLKSSLLLPKNIEEQDNIEEDQIDPRQELVNRLLDYKRFKKCAEYLEQKQHGNLQRVFFKNNVLEKNEKEVLLADVKLLVKAFHKLSLKDNTTEEKYEMPQNNVSIDEKIEDILSELHLRGKKGFIFQGLFSAVKNKREAVVLFLALLELIRLKKVEAFQASRFGEITVYLRVI
- the scpB gene encoding SMC-Scp complex subunit ScpB — translated: MKNEVKAAIEAILFIRSEKVTISEFTELLDLEQAELHIIINEMINEYNNSSRGIQIIKDKNSYIMCTKPEFSELLSNMTKPAIRRLSQAALETLAIIAYKQPVTKAEIEQIRGVKVEKIVNNLIEQGLIVETGKKQTVGKPAMYSTTDEFLKVFGLTSLDDLPDIKEGIS
- a CDS encoding site-2 protease family protein; amino-acid sequence: MDWIIQTLFWLPGILIGLTFHEFAHGKAADYLGDSTPYNQGRLTLNPLPHIDWVGFIMLLIFKFGWAKPVLVNPHNFRNVSIKKGMMLVSIAGPAMNIFVALVGMLLTRILLPFYQVETVSMFIQLLEPLILINLILAVFNLIPLPPLDGSKILAGFLSDAGANTLYSLEQYGPLILLLLIFTGAVGAIIWPIVEFLYSILYFIVF
- a CDS encoding CBS domain-containing protein, which encodes MEIITSHNSLDFDGLASIVAAGKLYPAAVKVFSGTLSKNVRQFLALYKDSLEIKSAKEINLNDVDRVIVVDTANANRLGKLKKIIEKKAIDFHVYDHHPSAPDDIKGSVMELHLTGAATTILVEKIIEKEININPFEATILALGIYEDTGSLLFSSTTPRDAYVAAYLLEKGANLAVVANFMERPFTSEQRQILQTLLNSSKHYNINNSDIVIAQAKNNHFIPGLDIVSHRLFEVENCDALFVVAFMEGKIYVIGRSKNNNVKINDILKPLGGRGHEKAASAIIKDNDINKVINIIIEAIKGIVLPGITAKDIMSTPVKTISKDKPMEEAGKLLLRYGHTGMPVVEKDNIVGIISRRDVDKARIHNLEHAPIKGFMTTDVLTISPDTSVNEIQNLMVEYDIGRLPVVEKGRLVGIVSRTDILRTLHGDEFNDDHQMLYTTHDEKIENCNQLLYERLPSKLVTILEIAGQVADEIGSSVYSVGGFVRDLFLNVPNFDIDLVVEGNAKDLAENLASRLGGKARLHERFQTGVVILPDGMKIDVAAARTEYYEFPAALPKVERSSIREDMYRRDFTINTLAICLNPDRFGNLIDYFGGRKDLQAGYIRVLYNFSFVEDPTRILRAIRFEQRYNFKIEPDTFRFATDAVQRRLLGKLSYKRILQELILILSEKDSVSSLERMREIGVWRFILPEVKIEALNKNELRRIPIILGWWKERYYKTNVKGWLIYILVFLATLNKDQVADVLERYPFDKESKKSILELEKVPKALEKINSNYSISPSVIDKLIGNFTLETTVYLLFCIKDETVWEKIVKYIDLKDNIKVEINGHDLKALGLKEGPEFKTILKEIYNLKLDQQISTKAEEIKVVKKWIKEGRIN